A region of Haliotis asinina isolate JCU_RB_2024 chromosome 7, JCU_Hal_asi_v2, whole genome shotgun sequence DNA encodes the following proteins:
- the LOC137290432 gene encoding WD repeat-containing protein 18-like, with amino-acid sequence MAAPLEVLFSSDASGQLWNACVWDLETGSSLTTYKGGSTSPRTLATLGQDYLIGANPTKPLLNVWSLQKRNQSQMRMVCPGRVTSLDVSPDGSYCVAGIADKIHVWQVCNGNLLAVVSRHYQNINCIKFTEDGSHFVSGGEDNLVIAWSLVRLVSISQYSQSRPEPRHVWSGHSLPVTDLHVGCGGSKARVISSSRDNTCKLWDLSSGELLCTLVFDSCITSVAMDNMELRVFAGDSNGNIHAVAMFTQPVKTERHITTNTASHEGVTVFKGHQKQVTCLSVSMDGTRLLSGSHDTSVKIWDVFSGQCVRTIAHKDVITNVFLKQTPRGVALPDSRPLLPLQHFKRHLVSTQADDTISDKSQVFDVWLHETHQLNKYMAHPASNEMKKSSSYDDHTQAKLEEEVLRLQGDVDHLQSANQDLYQYAVHNILASK; translated from the exons ATGGCTGCGCCCTTAGAG GTTCTGTTTAGCAGTGATGCATCTGGTCAGCTGTGGAACGCATGTGTATGGGACTTGGAGACAGGTAGCAGTCTCACCACATACAAAGGTGGCAGCACCAGTCCACGAACACTTGCTACTCTGGGACAGGACTACCTGATCGGTGCCAACCCAACTAAGCCTTTATTGAATGTATGGAGTCTACAAAAAAGG AACCAGTCTCAGATGCGGATGGTGTGTCCAGGTAGAGTGACCTCCCTTGACGTGTCACCTGACGGCAGCTATTGTGTGGCAGGAATTGCTGACAAGATACATGTGTGGCAG GTGTGTAATGGAAACCTATTAGCAGTTGTCAGTAGGCACTATCAGAACATAAACTGTATCAAGTTCACAGAGGATGGCAGCCATTTTGTCTCTGGAGGAGAAGACAATCTCGTAATAGCATGGTCTCTTGTTAG GTTAGTGTCCATCTCACAGTATTCACAGAGCCGTCCAGAACCAAGACATGTCTGGTCAGGGCACTCACTTCCTGTCACAGACCTTCATGTTGGGTGTGGAGGAAGTAAAGCAAGAGTTATCTCCTCTTCCAGGGACAACACGTGCAAG TTGTGGGACTTGAGCTCAGGGGAGCTGCTGTGCACGCTGGTGTTTGACTCATGTATCACCTCTGTTGCCATGGATAACATGGAGTTGCGGGTGTTTGCTGGAGACAGTAACGGCAACATACATGCTGTGGCAATGTTCACACAG cctgtGAAAACAGAACGACACATAACAACAAATACTGCCAGCCATGAGGGTGTCACCGTGTTCAAAGGCCATCA AAAACAAGTTACCTGTTTATCTGTCTCCATGGATGGAACAAGGCTTTTGTCTGGGTCACATGACACATCTGTGAAGATATGGGATGTATTCAGTGGTCAGTGTGTCCGAACAATAGCTCATAAAG ATGTGATCACGAACGTGTTCCTGAAACAAACCCCCCGTGGTGTAGCACTGCCTGATAGCAGGCCTCTGCTTCCTCTTCAACACTTCAAGCGCCACCTGGTGTCCACACAGGCTGATGATACAATTTCTGACAAGTCACAAGTGTTTGATGTCTGGCTTCATGAAACACATCAG TTGAATAAGTACATGGCTCATCCTGCGTCtaatgaaatgaagaaa AGTTCCAGTTACGATGACCACACCCAAGCCAAGCTGGAGGAAGAGGTGCTTCGACTCCAGGGTGACGTGGACCATCTGCAGAGTGCTAACCAGGACCTGTACCAGTATGCTGTACATAACATACTCGCTAGTAAATAA
- the LOC137292195 gene encoding phosphoglucomutase-1-like — protein MSLTVQKVGTKPYDDQKPGTSGLRKAVKVYQNKPNYTENFIQATLTAGVGDKLKGSSLVVGGDGRFYGKEATELIIRMCAANGVSKLLIGQNGLLSTPAVSHIIRKYQTNGGIILTASHNPGGPNGDFGIKFNTSNGGPAPEVITNRIFEITKSISEYVTCPDLQADISTIGTQTFQVEGNTFTVEILDSVNDYVMYMKEIFNFDSIKALLAGGTPMNILINAMHGVTGPYVRRIFVDELGAPESSIINCVPLEDFGGHHPDPNLTYAADLVKELQKGQHGFGAAFDGDGDRNMILGHKAFFVTPCDSLAILANNLDCIPYFQKTGVKGYARSMPTSGAVDRVAKSTGKECFEVPTGWKFFGNLMDAGRLSLCGEESFGTGSDHIREKDGVWAVLAWLSVLAHTNKSVEELLMDHWDKYGRNFFTRHDYENVETAPANQMMANLNALIADPALVGKKYSSGDKTYTVAVADNFSYTDPIDNSVTKGQGVRLIMSDDSRVIFRLSGTGSSGATIRLYIEGYESDPATHKLDSQVVLKPLMDIALQVSQLQQLTGRTGPTVIT, from the exons ATGTCGCTAACAGTTCAAAAAGTTGGCACCAAGCCTTATGATGATCAGAAGCCAGGCACAAGTGGACTCAGGAAAGCTGTCAAAGTTTACCAGAATAAGCCCAACTACACTGAAAATTTCATTCAAGCTACCCTCACAGCCGGTGTTGGTGACAAATTGAAGGGAAGTTCTCTCGTCGTCGGCGGTGATGGAAGATTCTATGGCAAAGAAGCAACTGAGCTTATCATCAGAATGTGTGCCGCAAATGGG GTGTCTAAGCTGTTAATAGGTCAGAATGGTCTCCTATCTACACCAGCAGTTTCACATATCATCCGTAAATATCAGACAAATGGTGGAATCATCCTGACTGCAAGTCACAACCCAGGGGGCCCTAATGGAGACTTTGGCATCAAGTTCAACACATCTAATGGAG GTCCAGCTCCTGAGGTAATAACAAACCGAATCTTTGAAATCACAAAATCCATTTCGGAGTATGTGACATGTCCAGACCTACAGGCAGACATCTCTACAATAGGCACTCAGACGTTCCAGGTGGAGGGCAACACCTTCACAGTGGAAATACTAGACTCAGTCAATGATTACGTCATGTATATGAAAGAGATCTTCAACTTCGACTCAATCAAGGCGCTCTTAGCAGGAGGAACACCTATGAACATCCTCATCAATGCTATGCATGGAG TTACTGGTCCCTATGTGAGGAGAATATTTGTGGATGAACTTGGTGCACCAGAATCCAGCATCATCAACTGTGTCCCTCTGGAAGACTTTGGAGGTCACCACCCTGACCCTAACTTGACCTATGCTGCTGACCTTGTGAAGGAGCTCCAAAAAGGACAGCATGGTTTTGGTGCAGCATTTGACGGGGATGGG GACCGGAACATGATCCTGGGACACAAGGCATTCTTTGTGACACCGTGTGATTCACTCGCCATCCTGGCCAATAACCTTGACTGCATCCCATACTTCCAGAAGACAGGGGTCAAAGGTTATGCCAGGAGCATGCCCACAAGTGGAGCAGTTGACAG AGTAGCAAAGTCTACTGGGAAGGAGTGTTTTGAGGTTCCAACTGGTTGGAAGTTTTTTGGTAACCTGATGGATGCTGGGAGACTGTCTTTATGTGGAGAGGAGAGCTTCGGGACAGGCTCAGATCATATCAG GGAGAAAGATGGTGTGTGGGCAGTGCTGGCATGGTTGTCTGTGTTGGCACACACCAACAAGTCTGTGGAAGAACTGCTCATGGATCACTGGGACAAATATGGCAGGAACTTCTTTACAAG ACATGACTATGAAAATGTGGAGACTGCCCCAGCCAATCAGATGATGGCGAATCTGAATGCTCTGATAGCTGACCCAGCACTTGTAGGGAAGAAGTATAGCTCAGGGGACAAGACATATACGGTAGCTGTAGCTGACAACTTCTCCTATACTGACCCAATCGATAACAGCGTCACTAAAGGCCAG GGTGTGAGACTTATCATGTCTGATGATTCCCGTGTCATATTCCGACTGAGCGGCACAGGAAGTAGTGGCGCCACCATCAGGCTGTATATTGAAGGATACGAATCTGACCCAGCCACGCACAAACTGGATTCCCAG GTTGTCCTCAAGCCATTAATGGATATAGCTCTTCAAGTATCTCAGCTGCAACAACTCACAGGAAGGACAGGGCCAACAGTCATCACTTGA